One window of the uncultured Paludibaculum sp. genome contains the following:
- a CDS encoding carboxypeptidase regulatory-like domain-containing protein, producing the protein MTRLLLAGFLALRALAAQSSSNVGSVDGLVVNSLTSAPIRKAIVSLSQPVGPIHLSADTDPAGQFQFTGLPAGVYQLSANRAGYLPRPTGITVTLGSAGRATAPAIRLRPQGVISGRVLEDDAEPAPGATVFVYRQVYRTGRKRWERLNAAAPANEAGEYRVGNLTPGTYLLQALNQRRQANSHYGDPAQTGLRPSFFIPVYHPNSPTQESATAVQVGVGAEVGGIDIRLIKVTRPPSVHVKGKVTGVPGGPQTGVSVGLFPREEGVPGGSNVEANGPDYAFDLSVPPGDYEIRANVYSGGPEAYGSGTLSVAGDVEGVVVAVSPAPVVTGRILLAEPGGQVNLKGIRVLILDSTSSDGDFVRADAAGRFVLPSRLRPGRYALVVLGPLPAGYYTRAVKLGGEEITPESFEITASAQLEIILSKTAGTITVSVTNDQGAPVPVGVVTLIPEDARAQMEKGALDDRGQVQFTSLRPGKYKLHAWQEMEDDLWQGPEFRKQYDARAAEVTVGPSETQSAQLRVIPEAAIQ; encoded by the coding sequence ATCTCAGCGCCGACACCGATCCTGCCGGTCAGTTCCAATTCACCGGACTGCCCGCGGGAGTCTACCAGCTCTCGGCCAACCGCGCCGGGTATCTGCCTCGCCCTACCGGGATCACTGTGACGCTCGGCTCGGCCGGGCGCGCCACGGCCCCCGCCATTCGACTACGGCCGCAAGGGGTAATTAGCGGCCGCGTGTTGGAGGACGACGCCGAACCAGCGCCGGGAGCGACGGTCTTTGTCTATCGGCAGGTCTACCGCACCGGCCGCAAGCGCTGGGAGCGCCTCAATGCTGCTGCGCCGGCGAACGAGGCAGGGGAATACCGTGTCGGCAATCTCACTCCGGGGACTTACCTCTTGCAGGCCCTCAACCAGCGTCGGCAGGCGAACAGTCATTACGGTGATCCCGCACAGACCGGCCTTCGCCCCTCGTTCTTCATTCCGGTCTACCACCCCAACTCGCCCACGCAAGAGTCCGCAACCGCCGTGCAGGTGGGTGTCGGAGCCGAAGTGGGCGGCATCGACATCCGGCTCATCAAAGTGACCCGACCACCCTCGGTGCATGTCAAAGGGAAGGTCACCGGAGTGCCCGGCGGCCCGCAGACCGGCGTCTCCGTCGGACTCTTCCCGCGGGAGGAGGGCGTTCCGGGCGGAAGCAATGTTGAGGCCAATGGGCCCGACTACGCCTTTGACTTGTCCGTCCCGCCCGGTGACTACGAAATCCGCGCCAATGTGTATTCAGGCGGGCCGGAGGCGTACGGCAGCGGCACGCTGAGCGTCGCCGGTGACGTCGAGGGGGTTGTCGTGGCCGTGAGCCCTGCGCCTGTCGTGACCGGCCGCATCCTGCTGGCGGAGCCGGGCGGCCAAGTGAATCTCAAAGGCATTCGGGTTCTGATTCTGGACTCTACCAGTTCCGACGGCGACTTCGTCCGCGCCGACGCCGCGGGCCGCTTCGTCCTCCCATCTCGGCTGCGGCCCGGCCGCTATGCCCTGGTGGTTCTTGGGCCTCTGCCCGCTGGCTACTACACCCGCGCCGTGAAGTTGGGCGGAGAAGAGATCACCCCCGAGAGCTTCGAGATCACGGCTTCCGCGCAACTGGAGATCATACTCAGCAAGACGGCCGGAACGATCACCGTCTCGGTCACGAACGATCAAGGCGCGCCGGTCCCGGTGGGCGTGGTTACCTTGATCCCCGAGGATGCCCGCGCGCAAATGGAGAAAGGGGCCCTGGATGACAGAGGGCAGGTCCAGTTCACCAGCCTGCGCCCCGGCAAGTACAAGCTCCATGCATGGCAGGAGATGGAAGACGACCTCTGGCAGGGCCCTGAGTTCCGCAAGCAGTACGACGCGCGGGCCGCCGAAGTCACCGTAGGCCCCAGCGAAACACAGAGCGCGCAGTTGCGAGTGATCCCGGAGGCGGCGATCCAGTGA
- the fabG gene encoding 3-oxoacyl-[acyl-carrier-protein] reductase, whose translation MSSRIAFVTGASRGIGRACALSLASAGHKVVLAARDLQKLEAVKEEIAAAGGAATVVALDLASEDSIKAAFAQAAQEAGPITILVNNAGITKDGLAMRMKRADWDMVLQTNLTGSFLCIQAVMQGMLKERWGRIINIASVVGESGNPGQANYVASKAGLIGLTKSLAMELGSRNVTVNAVTPGFIATDMTAVLTDEVKQKLLASIPLKRLGSAEDVAAAVKFLASEEAGYITGSVLKVNGGMYM comes from the coding sequence ATGTCATCCCGTATCGCATTTGTCACCGGCGCCAGCCGCGGCATCGGCCGCGCGTGCGCTTTGAGCCTGGCTTCGGCCGGACACAAGGTCGTTCTGGCGGCGCGTGACCTTCAGAAGTTGGAAGCCGTGAAGGAGGAGATTGCGGCCGCGGGCGGCGCGGCGACGGTAGTCGCGCTCGACCTGGCGTCGGAAGATTCGATCAAGGCGGCGTTCGCGCAGGCAGCGCAGGAGGCCGGCCCTATCACGATTCTGGTGAACAACGCGGGCATCACGAAAGACGGGCTGGCCATGCGGATGAAGAGGGCCGACTGGGACATGGTGCTGCAGACCAACCTGACCGGCAGCTTCCTGTGCATCCAGGCCGTGATGCAGGGGATGCTGAAGGAGCGCTGGGGGCGGATCATCAACATCGCCTCGGTGGTGGGCGAGTCGGGCAACCCCGGACAGGCGAATTATGTGGCGTCGAAGGCGGGCCTGATTGGCTTGACGAAGTCCCTGGCGATGGAGTTGGGGAGCCGGAATGTGACCGTCAACGCCGTCACACCCGGTTTCATCGCCACCGACATGACCGCCGTCCTGACCGATGAAGTAAAGCAGAAGCTTTTGGCATCGATCCCATTGAAACGGCTGGGGTCAGCAGAGGATGTCGCGGCCGCGGTTAAGTTCCTCGCCAGCGAAGAGGCCGGCTACATTACGGGTTCGGTATTGAAGGTCAACGGCGGGATGTATATGTAG